In one window of Polaromonas naphthalenivorans CJ2 DNA:
- a CDS encoding homoserine dehydrogenase — protein MSPIRVGLLGIGTVGSGTFNVLKRNQEEIRRRAGRGIEITMVADLDVARAQALVGDGVLVVDDARKVVASPDIDIVIELIGGYGIAKALVLEAIESGKHVVTANKALLAVHGTEIFAAAHRKGVMVAFEAAVAGGIPIIKALREGLSANSIQWIAGIINGTTNFILSEMRDKGLDFGVVLKEAQKLGYAEADPTFDIEGVDAAHKATLMSAIAFGIPVQFDKAYVEGITSLAAQDIRYAEQLGYRIKLLGITKRVAGGIELRVHPSLIPAKRLLANVEGAMNAVVVHGDAVGTTLYYGKGAGSEPTASAVIADLVDISRLHTADPEHRVPHLAFQPDEMSDLAIVPMSEIVTSYYLRLNVADEAGVLASVTGILAEAGISIDAVLQREADDVGGEGSTQTDLIILTHDCVEAKMNEAIAQMQALPTVLAPITRIRKEELA, from the coding sequence TTGAGCCCGATCCGGGTAGGCCTTCTGGGCATCGGGACCGTGGGCAGCGGCACGTTCAATGTGCTCAAGCGCAACCAGGAAGAGATTCGCCGCCGCGCCGGTCGCGGCATCGAGATCACCATGGTCGCCGACCTCGATGTGGCGCGCGCCCAGGCCCTGGTGGGCGATGGCGTGCTGGTGGTGGACGATGCCCGCAAGGTCGTTGCCAGCCCTGACATCGATATCGTGATCGAACTCATCGGCGGCTACGGCATTGCCAAGGCGCTGGTGCTCGAAGCGATTGAATCCGGCAAGCATGTGGTGACCGCCAACAAGGCGCTGCTCGCCGTGCATGGCACCGAGATTTTTGCCGCCGCGCACCGCAAGGGCGTGATGGTGGCCTTTGAAGCGGCCGTGGCCGGCGGCATCCCGATCATCAAAGCGCTGCGCGAAGGCCTGAGCGCCAACTCCATCCAGTGGATCGCCGGTATCATCAACGGCACGACCAATTTCATCCTGTCCGAAATGCGCGACAAGGGCCTGGACTTCGGCGTCGTGCTCAAGGAAGCGCAAAAGCTGGGCTATGCAGAAGCCGACCCGACCTTCGACATCGAAGGCGTGGACGCGGCGCACAAGGCCACGCTGATGAGCGCGATTGCGTTCGGCATTCCGGTGCAGTTCGACAAGGCCTATGTCGAGGGTATCACGAGTCTGGCCGCGCAGGACATCCGCTACGCCGAGCAACTCGGCTACCGCATCAAGCTGCTGGGCATCACCAAGCGCGTGGCGGGCGGCATCGAGTTGCGCGTGCACCCCAGCCTGATTCCGGCCAAGCGCCTGCTGGCCAATGTCGAGGGCGCGATGAACGCCGTCGTCGTGCATGGCGACGCCGTCGGCACCACGCTGTACTACGGCAAGGGCGCCGGCAGCGAGCCGACCGCCAGCGCGGTGATTGCCGACCTGGTTGATATTTCCCGCCTGCACACCGCCGACCCGGAGCACCGCGTGCCGCACCTGGCCTTCCAGCCCGACGAGATGAGCGACCTGGCCATCGTGCCGATGAGCGAAATCGTCACCAGCTACTACCTGCGCCTGAACGTGGCCGACGAGGCCGGCGTGCTCGCCAGCGTCACCGGCATTCTGGCCGAGGCCGGCATCAGCATTGACGCCGTGCTGCAGCGCGAAGCCGACGACGTGGGCGGCGAAGGCTCGACCCAGACCGACCTGATCATCCTGACGCACGACTGCGTCGAAGCCAAAATGAACGAAGCCATCGCGCAGATGCAGGCGCTGCCGACCGTGCTGGCGCCCATCACCCGCATCCGCAAGGAGGAACTGGCCTGA
- a CDS encoding pyridoxal phosphate-dependent aminotransferase, whose translation MKPITKSAKLANVLYDIRGPIMDAAKQMEEEGQKLIKLNIGNLAVFGFDAPEEVQQDMIRNLPASAGYSDSKGIFAARKAVMHETQKQGIKGVTLDDIYLGNGASELISMATNALLDNGDELLLPSPDYPLWTASVSLAGGTPVHYRCDESNGWMPDLDDIRARITPATRGIVVINPNNPTGALYSDELLKSIVEIAREHNLVILADEVYDKVLYDGVKHTALASLSTDVLTLTFNSLSKSYRSCGYRAGWLVVSGPKKRAQDYIEGLNMLANMKLCSNVPGQWAIQTALGGYQSINDLVGEGGRLRRQRDLAYELITAIPGVTCVKPSAALYMFPRLDPVIYPITDDRQFFLELLKETKVMLVQGTGFNWAAPDHFRIVFLPHEEDLREAINRIALFLEKYRNKLI comes from the coding sequence ATGAAACCGATCACCAAGTCTGCAAAATTAGCCAATGTGCTTTACGACATCCGTGGTCCGATCATGGACGCGGCCAAGCAGATGGAGGAAGAGGGCCAAAAGCTCATCAAGCTCAATATAGGCAACCTCGCGGTGTTCGGTTTTGATGCGCCTGAAGAAGTCCAGCAGGACATGATCCGCAACCTGCCAGCGTCAGCCGGCTATTCGGACAGCAAGGGCATTTTTGCAGCGCGCAAGGCGGTGATGCACGAGACGCAAAAACAGGGCATCAAAGGCGTGACGCTGGACGATATTTACCTGGGCAACGGCGCCAGCGAGTTGATCTCGATGGCCACCAATGCCTTGCTCGACAACGGCGACGAATTGCTGCTGCCTTCGCCCGACTACCCCCTGTGGACCGCTTCGGTCAGCCTGGCCGGTGGCACGCCGGTTCACTACAGGTGCGACGAGAGCAACGGCTGGATGCCCGATCTGGACGACATCCGCGCCAGGATCACGCCCGCTACCCGGGGCATCGTCGTCATCAACCCCAACAACCCGACCGGCGCGCTGTATTCCGACGAACTGCTGAAAAGCATCGTGGAGATTGCGCGTGAACACAATCTGGTGATTCTGGCCGACGAGGTCTATGACAAGGTGCTGTACGACGGCGTGAAGCACACGGCCCTGGCCAGCCTGTCCACCGATGTGCTGACGCTGACCTTCAATTCGCTCTCCAAGAGCTACCGTTCCTGCGGCTACCGCGCCGGCTGGCTGGTGGTGTCAGGACCGAAGAAGAGGGCGCAAGACTACATCGAAGGCTTGAACATGCTGGCCAACATGAAGCTGTGCTCGAATGTGCCGGGCCAGTGGGCCATCCAGACGGCTTTGGGCGGCTACCAGAGCATCAATGACCTGGTGGGCGAGGGCGGCCGGCTGCGGCGCCAGCGCGACCTGGCTTACGAGCTGATCACCGCCATTCCGGGCGTCACCTGCGTCAAGCCGAGCGCGGCGCTCTACATGTTTCCCCGGCTGGATCCCGTGATTTACCCGATCACCGACGACCGGCAGTTTTTCCTTGAACTGCTCAAGGAAACCAAGGTCATGCTGGTGCAGGGCACCGGCTTCAACTGGGCCGCGCCCGACCATTTCCGGATTGTCTTCTTGCCGCATGAGGAAGACCTTCGCGAAGCCATCAACCGCATTGCCCTGTTTCTTGAGAAATACCGCAACAAGCTGATCTGA